From Xenopus laevis strain J_2021 chromosome 7L, Xenopus_laevis_v10.1, whole genome shotgun sequence, one genomic window encodes:
- the ventx2.2.L gene encoding VENT homeobox 2, gene 2 L homeolog (The RefSeq protein has 3 substitutions compared to this genomic sequence) has product MTKAFSSVEWLAQSSRRSHREQPSKVDQRYSPYPSPSLPSWNSDVSPSSWNSQLSPDPDSAQVSPCPASAQVSPYSSDSEISLYSHEEEASFYGMDLNTSSSPGDNGLLHSEMVSVPDNIPRASSDEDAAKSAYSTSTDSGYESETSCSSSTAPEGDAISLSPNDTSDEEGKMGRRLRTAFTSDQISTLEKTFQKHRYLGASERQKLAAKLQLSEVQIKTWFQNRRMKYKREIQDGRPDSYHPAQFFGVYGYAQQPTPVFQHAVQHPYPGYNPLMETLPGTMPYTMHPPAMDSMTPFNSQPFQMLYLPQQHLGQPLTYQEERPFVRY; this is encoded by the exons ATGACTAAAGCTTTCTCCTCGGTTGAATGGCTTGCTCAAAGCAGCCGCAGATCTCACAGAGAGCAGCCAAGCAAAGTGGATCAGAAATATTCACCGTACCCCAGCCCATCCCTGCCTTCCTGGAACAGTGATGTGTCCCCTTCTTCATGGAACAGCCAACTATCTCCAGATCCAGACAGTGCCCAAGTCTCACCATGCCCTGCGAGTGCACAAGTATCTCCATATTCCTCAGACAGCGAAATATCACTGTATTCACATGAAGAAGAAGCCTCATTCTATGGAATGGACCTTAATACATCATCATCCCCTGGAGACAATGGATTGCTACACTCTGAAATGGTTTCAGTGCCAGATAATATTCCCAGAGCCAGTTCCGATGAAGATGCTGCTAAGTCTG CCTACAGCACTAGCACTGACTCAGGCTATGAAAGTGAAACAAGTTGCTCCAGCTCTACAGCCCCTGAAGGAGATGCCATATCTCTGAGTCCCAATGATACCTCATATGAAGAGGGCAAGATGGGTCGAAGGTTGAGGACGGCTTTCACCAGTGATCAGATCTCCACTCTGGAGAAGACTTTTCAGAAACACAGATACCTTGGGGCGTCTGAAAGACAGAAACTCGCAGCCAAACTCCAGCTTTCTGAAGTCCAG ATTAAAACCTGGTTCCAGAACCGCAGGATGAAATACAAACgggaaatccaagatggcagacCAGACTCATACCACCCAGCCCAGTTCTTTGGTGTCTACGGCTATGCACAGCAGCCCACTCCTGTATTCCAGCATGCAGTCCAACATCCCTACCCAGGTTATAACCCACTAATGGAAACCCTGCCTGGTACCATGCCCTATACCATGCATCCTCCTGCCATGGACTCTATGACTCCCTTCAACTCTCAACCTTTTCAGATGCTCTACCTGCCCCAAGAGCACCTTGGGCAACCTCTGACCTATCAGGAAGAAAGGCCATTTGTTAGATATTAA